The genomic region TTAAGTTTGACATTTGCGTTCTCTTTTCTGTAGCACACTTTACTCTGCCGCAGTCAGTCCGACTGACTGGAGGAGCTCTGCCCGGTCAATATAGAGCAGCCCAGTTTCACTTCCACTGGGGTGGTGATGGAAGACCGGGTTCTGAGCACACCATTGACGGAGAGAGGTTCCCAATGGAGGTACATCAAACAGGAGCCAATATATAATTTGATGCTACTGAAGGACTGTGCATCTTTTAGTCAACACAGGGGTGAATAAGTGTTTTTTAGAAGTGTCCATTGGGGGCCAACATTGGTCTTcaatcttttgtttgtttatttctttaaatcacaTGAGTAGGAGTAAGAGTTACAGTAGCCGCGGTTTGCATGCCTCTCTTCATGTGGGGGCTAGAATATAAGATAATAATTTATGTGGATTTAAATGAGCGTGGCAATTATATTGAAATCTACAGTATCAGCCAGACCTGCCAATCAGGAGAGACAATAGCAACTACCCTTTGTCAATAAATTTATCCATGAATACAATCAGAGGGCAATAAACGTTTTAACAAAGGTTTGTGTTACACAGTGCACAGTCGTATGAAATGCTCTCCACTATACTATCACTCGTTGTGCTGTGTTTTTGGTTTCCAGCTGCACATAGTCCACATCAAGGAGCCTTACAGCTGTCTGGCAGAGGCAGAACATGATATGGCGGGTATAGCTCTGCTTGCCTTCCTGTTTGAGGTAATTCATTAAGATTTATTCATCTTCATGACTGCATGcttaataatacattattttcaaaaaatacttGTGAGGCTTGTGCCTTAAATCTTAAAGGTGTCTTCCTCACAGGAAGCATCAGATGATCATCCTTATTTGGACGCAGTAATAGCTGCTTTGGGCCGAGTACAAAACAATGGTATGAGTTTTATTACTTAAATGTGAATAACTTAGCTAACTCTTTTTATGCTTTACACTAACTTTGGTTGTATACgcttctccttctttctctctgtgttaaGGCAGCAGCACGGTGATCCCAAACTTTCGACTTAGTGACATTATCCCGTCAGCGGAGAACCTCCATAGCTACTACCGCTATGTGGGCTCCATGACAACTCCAGGATGTGAACAGGCAGTCGCCTGGACACTGTTTCACAGGACCCTCTCCATCAGCAGTAGACAGGTGAGCAACTATAGATTGGAACCTTGGGGTCaacacaggtaaaaaaaaaaaaaaaaaaacttttgacaTGAAATACAGATACAAAGAAGCctttttgcagttattttacATTGTTCATTTAATAACTTCTATATGAAGTAGTGATGTTTGGTAAAGAGGGGTTATATCCCAattcaaaaaaaacttttgagaTTTGACTTTTGGGAATTAGTTGATAAGCATCCCTCATGATGATTTTAACAGCTAGAAGGATCAGTGCCTGGAAAAGTAACCTTTGAGTCACTGAAAGACATATTAATGTCCCTCTGCAGGATAGAAGTTTTACTTTATATTGCAACTTTTGACTAAAACACTGCCCCCCCTCAACTACAGCTGTATGCAATAGCTCAGCAGTGTCGATTCTGGACGGGAAAGCCCATGACCGACATCTTCAGACCTACGCAGCCTCTGGACGGCAGAGTTGTGTATCAGTCCAAGGCGAGTGCCACTCTGACGAGTGCAATCCACTTGTGGTTCGGTGTTTTCTCAGCTGTGCTCGGGACAACGGATCTGATTCACTGACTcagcacataaaaacacatgatttaagTGACAAAAGCTACTCTATGTATAAAGGTAACTATGACGTGTTaagagtgaaacaaaaaaactgtcaattaTGATtcttcattttacaaaaatgtcaactaCATTTGCAAATAAACTACGGCCTGCGGTATTCATGCCAAATGCTGTTACAGGGAGATAAGTTATTGTGCAAAGGGAAGTCAAGCTCACCTCTGGATAGTACGCTCCATAAAAGTTTAAAGGAGCAGGAATTTTTACagcaaacctttttttgtcaactttgttttttttgtatttgagtcaatattttgtatttacacaACATGGCTTTACACTCTTTAATCTACTATTCTTTAAGTGTCTTTACAGTGAGATAGAAGTATGATGACTAATAGAATTAGGgacttacaataataataatatttctttCTGAGTTACAAGCTGAGGAactttcctttttcatgaaCTGCTATTCCTTATTTGCTTGTCACACATAATGTTGACTGTTGTTGAACATAGAAGATTAAGGCATTTCCTACATGTATTTTACACTTGTATATTTGTAGTAAAAACCAAAATAAGTTCTAAATGGACTTtaataccttttattttctGCCATAATACCAACTTATTCTTTATTCCTGCTTATAATATGATTCTGTAGGGGCTAAATGCATTGCTTTGTATATGTTCAACACTTATGACATTAAACCTGGGGAGGAATGTGCTGCCAGATTTACTATTAAGTAACAATAAAAGGACAGTACAAAACAGTGAATGTTTGGAACCCTTATTATCAATGAGACTTAAATCATTTTCACAGTTTCTATATAATCATCCTTAAACACCTTGGCTTTTGTTTTAGTACATTGTGTGGAACTCATCAACAGGTGAGTATTTTGATTAAATTGCCATTATATATGTGATCATTAAATTACCTAGAACACCCCACCTATTTCGTCTTAGCAATGTCTTTGGGCAGAAAGGAAATGTTAACCCATTCTCATgacatgtctgtttttgtctctgctgtaaatataaaataaaaccacaagCCTTTCTACGCCATTAAACAGCATCATCTTGAGTCTGTGTGGGTGTAGACAGGAAGATAAACTGCCTCAGACGCCTGCGTGGTGCACATTAGTCCGTCAATGGATCAGCCTGTAAAACActgtttgagtaacatttatttattgtccagTCCTTTGTAACACTTGTGATTGATACATGATCAATTGAAACATCCCTTGGTTACACACCAACCAACTGACCTGTCTTTTGTGCttgaaaaagaagataaaagttttttttgtaggcaaaatgtttttttttacattataaatcCATTTGACCTAAATCTGACATTCAAACTTCTATTACCTAAATTGCAAAAGTAACATGATTCAAGTTTTTAAGGTCAAAATAGGTTGAGGTCACTGTGCATGTTTCTTTTGCCAGTTCCTCAGGTGTTCCACCTGTTCAGCAACACTTCTCCGGGCTGTGCCTCCAGGGGCGCTGTACTGCTCCACGCTGCTCCTGTAGTCCCATACTGAGGACACGTCACTTTCAAACAGAGGGCTGAAACGACATTGAGAAAATTGAGAAAAGCATCCATTATTCCATTACAAAaggcgtgtgtgggtgtgtgtgtgtgtgtgtgtgtgtgtgtgtgtgtagacagtCACCTAACAGCACTCAGGTCGGCCACAGTGAGTTGATTCAGGGCAATATTTTTGGATTCAGCTGCAAACACAGCTTTACCAGAAATACCATGGGCCTCTCTAAAcggcaactgcaacacagagttacacatcaacacacaaaatacgTAAAACAATTTTGCTATTGTCTTGATTATAGCTGTACCACAtattaagtgttttttcatccatcagtttttttgttgtctgtggTTCTTGTCAAATGGAGTTACCAGAAATTCAAAATAATGCCTTGATATAGCTAAAAAGTTGGTTTTACTTTGTGGAACGGTTGGCAGGTTGATACAGTGAAGAagtgataaatgaaatgtacaaaaagaAATGGCATAACTGATAGGTACAGTTGATACCAGACTTTATTACTGGAAATCCTTTTTATTGTATCGTTGATCCAGCCTCTACAGAATATTCATAATGCATTATTTGGTTACACAAACACTGGcttattttttgattaattaaatttctttataattactttttgaaaatattatttCTATTTGCATTTGAATGGAAAAcctaaaagtatttttttccccttttatttaACCGGGAAAAGCCTAATTGAgataaaaaaatctcttttataaGAGtctcctggccaagacagcagcagcacataaaaaaagaaaaattacaaaaattgtatacatacatgtataagTTAGAGACAAAATGACTACTCACCCCCTTCCTCACAAGGTAGTAGGCCAAGTCAGTAGCCAACATGTCGGGACTGAGGGCCGCTGTCATCGCACTCTCCTTAATCTGAAACACCAACGGAAACATCAACGGAAACAAAATCATTGGCATTTTGTCTTTTGATGGGCGTGAAAGTATTTGTGATCTTTTAAAGGCTTGTTAAATTGCCCATGCTGCTTTGCACAagagaaacataaaaaagaataataattcaaatgtttttagtaGCAATATCAGAAAATACTCTCTGCGGTGCTGTGAAATTGGTGTTTCTGGGAAACCTGCACATATTGGacactttgtctttctttcttctaaCATACGTAATGGATTTCTAAATTGTGTGCTTCCATTCAAATGGAACAAGAGACAGTTACACATTTTGTACAGTTTCTTTTAAAGAGATCAAGGTTTTATACAAAATAAGGCCAGCTGTCACTCACAacctttttaaagtttcaaaTTTAGATTCACGGCCACATTGTACCCATGAGATCAGGTAAGGTatcaaaataattaacagaCTTAAATCTCTGACCTCGAGAGTCGACATGACTCCAGTTGCCACTTGCAGCACAGCGTGAACAGTATCATAGCAGTCAAACATGGCCTCCTTATCCTCCTGAAGGAGGGGGATAAAGACAGTATGACAAAGAAGTTAGAAAGaaatatccataaaaagtcctccaaatgaaatcaaagcacacaaagacacacttcCATACCTGCAGGTCTTTGTTGTAGGTGCTGGGCAGGCCCTTCAGAGTCATCATGAACCCTGCACACTGAAATACACAAAGTCAGAACTTGAGTTTAACAAGAAAACTGCAACGAGCCATACGAAGTCAGAACAAACGCTCTGAATAATAACACCTGACTTTTGCACAATGGGTTGCCAGGTTTTAATCTGACGGAATAAAACTAGTGATAGCTTAATGGAACATGAGGGCGCTGGTTTTCTAGAGGAAAACTAGGCGATGGAGGAAGGAGTGTAAAGTCTGCAGTAAAGGCAATGCTCTTCTGatcagtaaaaaagaaaacggcACAAATAAGGTACACTGTTGCAACTT from Etheostoma cragini isolate CJK2018 chromosome 13, CSU_Ecrag_1.0, whole genome shotgun sequence harbors:
- the ca4c gene encoding carbonic anhydrase 4, with the translated sequence MDFSVYLPTLLSFLSQCTAQWCYQSQYSCDDTCSDPVRWAAQFPSCGGLRQSPINIVTSKVHVNSALPPFEFIGHTNTINITVKNKGHSAHFTLPQSVRLTGGALPGQYRAAQFHFHWGGDGRPGSEHTIDGERFPMELHIVHIKEPYSCLAEAEHDMAGIALLAFLFEEASDDHPYLDAVIAALGRVQNNGSSTVIPNFRLSDIIPSAENLHSYYRYVGSMTTPGCEQAVAWTLFHRTLSISSRQLYAIAQQCRFWTGKPMTDIFRPTQPLDGRVVYQSKASATLTSAIHLWFGVFSAVLGTTDLIH